In a genomic window of Salminus brasiliensis chromosome 12, fSalBra1.hap2, whole genome shotgun sequence:
- the wfikkn2a gene encoding WAP, Kazal, immunoglobulin, Kunitz and NTR domain-containing protein 2: MWWMLFPRWIWFLLAQLCVLRPARAMTISKVVYSHAGLCPNEMNPNLWVDAMSTCMRECESDQDCETFEKCCLNVCGSKSCVAARYMDVKGNKGPVGMPKEATCDKFMCTQQGSECDIWDGQPVCKCRDRCEREPHFTCASDGMTYYNKCYMDAEACSKGVTLTEVTCRYHLMWPNTSPLPEETTMRPTTVRLETTPMDIQPPTMISNPAHNFVFVGETASFLCEVAGKPRPEITWEKQVEGKENTVMRPNHVRGNVVVTNIAQLVIYNAQLQDAGIYTCTAKNLGGSVQAHFPLSVVRREQGKDEGWANSTRLPAEECLKAPDVGDCGEESVSWYYEAKRNNCFTFTYSQCNKNRNHFDTYESCMLSCGTELAAPCSLPSLQGPCKAYEPRWAYNHILKQCQSFVYGGCGGNENNFESKEACEEMCPFPKNHNCKLCKPRLRMVTSFCKSDFVILGRMTELTEDQDSGHALITVEEILKDEKMGLKFFGQEPLEVTLLNMDWNCPCPNITNAEGQLIIMGEVHNGMAVLQPDSFVGSSSSRRVRKLREVVNKKTCALLKEFGNTQ, encoded by the exons ATGTGGTGGATGCTGTTTCCCCGCTGGATCTGGTTTCTTCTCGCTCAGCTCTGCGTCCTGCGCCCGGCCAGGGCGATGACCATCTCCAAGGTGGTGTATTCCCACGCGGGCTTGTGTCCGAACGAGATGAACCCCAACCTCTGGGTGGACGCCATGAGCACCTGCATGCGCGAGTGCGAGTCCGatcag GACTGCGAAACATTTGAGAAAtgctgtttaaatgtgtgtgggAGCAAGAGCTGCGTGGCCGCCCGCTACATGGATGTAAAGGGGAACAAAGGACCCGTGGGAATGCCGAAAGAGGCCACTTGTGACAAGTTCATGTGCACCCAGCAGGGCTCGGAGTGTGACATATGGGACGGGCAGCCGGTGTGCAAGTGCCGTGACCGCTGTGAGCGGGAGCCCCATTTTACCTGCGCCTCTGACGGCATGACTTATTACAACAAGTGTTACATGGATGCGGAAGCCTGCTCGAAGGGCGTGACTCTGACTGAGGTCACCTGCCGGTACCACCTCATGTGGCCCAACACCAGCCCTTTGCCTGAGGAGACAACCATGCGTCCCACTACCGTCCGGCTGGAGACTACCCCTATGGACATCCAGCCTCCCACCATGATCAGCAATCCGGCCCACAACTTTGTGTTTGTGGGTGAGACAGCAAGCTTCTTGTGCGAAGTGGCTGGTAAGCCCAGACCAGAGATTACCTGGGAGAAGCAGGTGGAGGGGAAGGAGAACACGGTCATGAGGCCCAATCACGTCCGAGGCAATGTGGTTGTGACCAACATCGCCCAGCTCGTCATTTACAACGCCCAGCTCCAGGATGCTGGTATCTACACCTGCACCGCCAAGAATCTGGGTGGATCTGTACAGGCTCACTTCCCGCTTTCTGTTGTCCGTAGGGAGCAAGGAAAGGATGAGGGCTGGGCAAACTCCACCCGCCTGCCTGCTGAGGAGTGCCTGAAAGCACCCGACGTAGGTGACTGTGGGGAGGAGAGCGTCAGCTGGTACTACGAGGCTAAGCGTAACAACTGTTTCACCTTCACCTACAGCCAGTGCAACAAGAACAGGAATCACTTTGACACGTATGAGTCGTGCATGCTGTCCTGTGGAACGGAGCTGGCTGCCCCCTGCTCCCTGCCCAGCCTCCAGGGACCCTGTAAAGCATACGAGCCACGCTGGGCATACAACCATATCCTTAAGCAGTGTCAGTCCTTTGTGTATGGTGGCTGTGGTGGAAATGAAAACAACTTCGAAAGCAAGGAGGCCTGTGAGGAGATGTGCCCCTTCCCCAAGAACCATAACTGCAAGTTGTGCAAGCCACGGCTGAGAATGGTCACCAGCTTCTGCAAGAGTGACTTTGTCATCTTGGGCCGAATGACAGAGCTGACAGAGGACCAGGACTCGGGTCATGCACTCATCACAGTGGAGGAAATCCTGAAGGACGAGAAAATGGGCCTGAAGTTTTTTGGTCAGGAGCCTTTGGAGGTGACACTGCTTAACATGGACTGGAACTGCCCATGTCCCAACATCACTAATGCTGAGGGTCAGTTGATTATCATGGGAGAGGTGCACAACGGCATGGCAGTGCTGCAGCCTGACAGCTTTGTCGGCAGTTCCAGCAGCCGGCGTGTCCGCAAGCTCCGTGAGGTTGTCAACAAGAAGACGTGTGCTTTGCTCAAGGAGTTTGGCAACACGCAATAG